The Juglans regia cultivar Chandler chromosome 1, Walnut 2.0, whole genome shotgun sequence nucleotide sequence CctgaatgaaaaaattaattcctTGTGACATAAACAACATCAAGAAGCTTgcacaaaccaaaaaaattgtCATGATCTAAGTACACAACATACACTACAGACTTCATCATTTagcatttatatttattttcttttctctttctttccgTTCCTtcatttctccttttctttttaaattatccTGAACCCCAGAAGATTTATGTGCCCAAAAAAGAAGGGGATGACTGATGCTGTGTCTGTTGTGGGGGAAAATACCTACCACACAAAAACCACTTCCACTAAAAATTGTGGGTTCTCAAGTAGTTTCCAGCTGTGGCATGCTGAGAAAAATTCCAAGTCAGTGTAATTTACTGTAATGGAACCAGCCAAAAGTTATGAACCCCAACAATGACAACCGGGTGTGGTGTTTGGTAGTATTTTGATTATGGACATGAGTGAGTGGAATTCCACTTTGCCAGGATTACCCTGTTACCAATTAAACTAGGCACCTCACCCACACCCAATGTTTACAGGAGAAGAGGTACTGTGTGGTCCACAGAGCATTCACAATGCTCCATATTTTAACAGCAGCACATCTAGAATATTGGTTCCATAATTCTTACTTGTCGTACTGGAATTTTCTTTTGCTGCTGTAGACTGCAAATCCCAATCAGAGCTCTATCAACATATTCTATCCCTTACCAACATTTAAGTTGTAGGATGAGAGAAACATTCAGAAACTTGAATTAGTACTAATAATACCCAATGCTATGACATGTGTCTGGGAGTCGGCTCATAATACCTCTATTTTTACTTCTTATTtagattttatgtatttttgtttctcttcaCCTCTAGGCAGGTGCTCCTTTTGTATACATGTCGTGTACTTGGATTGCACgattaataaaaatgactttccttattagaaaaaattatctGAACGGTACCTTCCATATAATGGCTGTGCAATCGCTTGATGCAGAGGCTAAGTACTCCCCATTATTAGAAAATTGTACGAACCAAACTTCATTCTTATGGTCAGTCAAAATCTGCATCAGTGGCAAACAAATGCCACATATACATCACAGATTAGCAAACTGTGAACAATCAAAGGAAGATGTGTTTATTCTCAATGTTTCTACAATTGAATGGCATTATCTTAAACAATATAAAAGTATTTTGCATAATGAATACCTAGGTAAATTTCCCCTCATTGAATTGCATGAAGAAATATTTATTGACAGGGAATTATCAACCTTAACCTTTTACCAAGAATTTAAATTATCAGACACAAGCTAGGCTTTCGACAAAAGGATGCCAATATGCCTATAGAATACAGCAAACCAAGATGACCTAAAGATAAAGAGAACCCTACCATTCGAATAATTCTGTCACCCAGTATCCTCTGCATCTCATTGTGCTGCAGAAGAGATTGTTAGAATGACTGAATCTGTTCTCAAATTCTAGGTTGTGACCTCACTCCACGATTAACAGAATATCGTAGTATTCAGAAGCTTCGTTGTTATTGTTTATGTCAATATCATTTGCATTTTCTAATAACAATAAATGGAATCATCTTATTTTCCATTCCTTTTTATAACTTCTTCCATAAACTAGAAATTCTATCTAAAAGTCCAACTTTCCTTAGAGAAGctatgaaatataaattttaacattcAACACATAGAGCCAATACAAAAGCTGTGACAAACAGAACTTATCACCCTGATTTTGaacaatattcatcatgtatcTGGTACCATCTTCACAAGCATCTACCACACTATTTACCCAatcattgaaagaaaaataaaagattgatCTTAGGCCATTTTTAAACAACTGGTTGAAATACATTTATGGCCCTTGCTAGTCACGCCAAGCATAAGTACTATCTGATAAGCCTCAAaacattttatcttatatcGAAACTGTTTACGCACTCGAAAGGTTCTAGGTATGCAAACTTTGACCAATGCATGAGATACATAAGACATCAGTCAATTGCTTAAAAGGGTGTATGCAATAATCATATCCTAAGATTCTATTTCTGTAGAGCTACGGGCAAGAAGATCGAGTGAATTACAAATTTCCCATGAACTTTAAATATGCAATAAAATACATTTCCCATGAACTTAAGCATGCCTCAAAATATACCAAGGATGAAAAACATAGAACATCATGAAATTAAGATCAGAAGCAAAGGACACCTGAATAGTCTCAGTGGGGATTTGATCCCTGCCACAGCAATGATCCTCATAAATTGAAACTGCTCCCAACATATTGTGGTACATACATGAATCAATTTGGGCCGAAACAGCAGTTTCAACCAGATGTTCCAGCCTTCTTTCAGGCAGCATAATTGGTGGAGGAAGCAATTTTTCCAACTCCACCAACGACTTCTTTCTTAATTCCTGAACAATATTATCATCCATTTTACCAAACTCTGTATCCCTCAAAGAGAGGATACTCTGAGCAAGGCTGTGAGCCTTGTCTTTGCCCAACCTTAATGCAGAAACCACTTTTCTTAAAATGGCCAAAGCCATGGCATCATCCCCATGATTCAAGCACTCCAATAAGCACTGTTTGAATACAATAAACAAAGCAGAAGCTCTTGTCTCATCCATCACCTTAATTTCATTAAGGGTATCAGTGCAACCATCCCAATTCCCACAGAGTATCTGTGATTTGAGCATTTCAAAATCCAAGGATTTGTATGAAATACCGGACTCTGATTCCAAAAATGATGCAGATTTTCTGTAGCCTAATGAATCTAAGCATTGAATTATAACTCTTACAAACTCATGCTTCCTTATTAGGCCATTCGAGCCAAGCATTGTCGATGAATTCTCCATTAACATGTGGTTGTGGCAGCCTCAACGATGCATTAAGGTGAACTTTCTAGCCACTTATGATAAAATTTTCCCATTTCTTCCACCAGCCATGAATATGTTGGTTCAAAGAAACCCGAAAGAAGTACATTTTTCCAGTGAAGATTGATACCTAATTCTGCAGGAAAAGATTAATACAGAGGCCCCCAATTCCCCACCAAGAGTCCCAAATgaccaaaatatcaaaatgaattttgaaagaGGTAGAACGACTGAACGAGTACGAAACCAAACGCCAAAAAcctgaaaatttttcattaaaagctTAGTATCGAAGACATGCCCAGAATTTGATATCACCCAAAAAATCTGAAAAGTATGATTGAATGAAGCaacaaaactcataaaaaaGAAACCCAATTTTCCCACTGACAATACACTCAAACAACCCAAAAGTTCATTGCACCAAATAAACCAATATAACAACCATCCATATACCGAAACCTAATGGAAAGACTCGGCAACAAAGACCCAGAATCCAAAATCTCTTATTATACTAAAACCTTTACAACGAAACGGAAAGTATGCAACACCAACCCATTACGTAAAAGCTAATATGAGGTAATtaccaaaatgaaaaactataaTATGAGCAAAACGGAAAGTAACCCAGAAGAGATTCGAGCATAGAAATGAAGCAAAATATTTCTACAAAGGAGAAAGAAGAGCtagtagtttttaaattaagaacaaTAAATGTTAGAAAGAGAGGGGTACTGACCAAATGAGAAGAGAAGCTTTGTTGATTTGCAGTGTCGGAGAAGAAATGGTGATTCGTGTGATAACGGGAAAGGGAAGCAGCTTGCGATGCATTCGAAATTCCAAatgttgcaacttgcaagtcGCATTTAAGTggattttataagatattttcatgttaaagAAAAATCACAGGAGAGAGGCTAAACGGCCCTCCTGATTGTCGTTGCGAAAGTCCGTTAAAACCACGTGCAATGGTCGCACGTGAAGCTGACGGCCATCATAATCAAGAGAAAATCTATTCAACCCCCGGTTCAATAGtacacaccacacacacacgtgGCAAAACCGGTTTTCCCCATCCACCGGTTCTTCCACTCGATTCTCTCCCCCGAcctctttcatttctcaacccttcttctcctcccctcAACCCAGGCCTCTCTCTTCTCAGACTCGACGCCCTCAACCCAGGCCTCgctcttctccctcaaccctCTTTCTTCTCAGACTCGGGACTCTCGCGGCTTCGCTCAGGCCTCTCTGCAAAATCGTCTCCCTCGCCCCTTCTCTGCAAAATCGCCCAACCAGAATGCCACTAAGCTCGACGCCCATAGAGATTGGGGTGGTTGGAGCTCTTCTTTCCAGCTTGTGGGACGAGATCAATGACTCCACTAGGTGGCAGGACTGGATCTTCTACACTCTCTGCGCTGCTTACGCCCTCAGCTCCTCAATTGTTCCGACTTGATTGAACTTATTGTTGGAAATCATGGGTATTTTTCGGATTTTAATAGATCTTgttgaataaattcattttccAAATAGGTATCAggtcatattattttattctttttataatttattttctgttgttttttcAAGTTATGCCCTTTTTCCGGAATATTTTGACTCCAATTGATTTGTTAGAGGAAAAAGATATGCTTCATTTCTATACTAGAAAGATAAGGAAACTTGTTTGAAGTGTTGAAGGGGAATCTCTGAAGTTGGGTATCTGTTTCGTGATGTGCAGATTCAATTAATAAGGATTGAGTTGAGAGTGCCTGAATATGGTTGGACAACGCAGAAAGTTTTCCATCTCATGAACTTCATTGTTAATGGAGGTGATATTCTTAAGGCTGGTGGCGTTGGGACTCTTTGATATACTTTTTCATTTGGATATAATTTACATTCTTTGATTATGCCTTTCTTATCTCGCAGTACGTGCAATTGTGTTTGGATTTCACACGCAAGTGTTTGTATTGCACCCAAAGGTTGGTTTGTCAAGTTTCGAGAAATGTAATTCCAGAACTCCAAAAGTATTTAAGCTAACCATGCTATGTAATGTGACACTTGCATTGGCTTTTGAGTTTTGTACAGTGATAGTTCCAGGACTTGAATGTGATCAGCAGatctttcttatttcttttccaCCATTCATCTTTCTGAATTGTAGAGCTCCACATAGtttgaaaagtatgaagcaAACCAAAAGGAAATGACTAAAACTTATCTCCACTCTAGAGCATTATTAAACAAACAGATGCATgttcttttcccttttgttttcagAAATACAAAGTTTGGGAAATTGTTTTACAAAGCTCAACCTCCTTCATAGTTTAAAGATgctaaatatcaaattaaaagacCTCTCATTTATATGAGAAAGTGTCACAAAGATGGAGCATTAGATCCATTAGGTGATCACAAGTTTGAGACAACCTAATTGGACCACTTTTTATGATGGGATCAGTTTTGTATGGCCCTTTTATATATTGCATGCTTTGGTTTGTTATAGCTATGCATATCTGTTGCATTTCTGCTATTAGAAGGATATAGAACCATAGTCAGAAATCATGGCTATTAGATCTACACTCAGATGCATAAGAATAACTATGCCCATAACATTGAAGATAAAAATTTCCTAAGTGCAAGATGCTGTTGCTTTATCAAAGTTTTTATGATAAagattaaattatcaaaaagcAATTCTTCTATACCATATGTGTAAGAAACTTTACGGGGGAACTTAAAAGACAtcactttcatttttctttttatagaaaaccaggcaggtaaaaaaaaaaggtttctcTCTCCTAGAAAATTTTTCTCTCCTAgacatgcatttttttcttggtcTGGTTCTTGATTCATTCTGCTTCACCAACGTGGGTTGATTGGTGATAGTTAGATGGGTCGTGTTATAGAACTAGTTATTGAGTCTAAGTGCTTCACTATAGCATtatgtggaggtggtggtctGAGAATTAATGAGAGAAGCTGGAAGACAGAAAACTCGGTGTTGCTGGGCTTCTCCTCTATTCATTGGCTTGGGAAGGTGTTAGAGGAGAGTTTGAGCAGAAAAAAGGAGGTATACTCGGCAACACCTGAGGGGTATTGTAGTTTTACTGCTCAACGTTGTGAAAATAGGAATTGAAGATATGTTGAAATATCAGAGTATAGTCAGGGGGGAAGAAGAAATATGCTTTGTATTCCAGAAGGAGAGAATGGTtggggatggaggaagatgagggaggcTTTGGTAGagcaagggaaagaaaaaaccaaggAAGGTGGTCTGCATGGAGGAGCCAAACCGAGTGATGGAAGAGGGAAACTGAAACACTATGAGCGATCGTATAAGGAGGTCCTTGCGACGTCGATACCGAGAGCTGCGAAGGAGAAGGTGGCTGGTGCGAAAGTTTTGGACAGAGGTAAGGGGCGTTGGCAACGTGATGGTACGGTGAACCATGCCCATGGCAGGGCCTCTGTCGAGTGTCAGTCATGGGAAATGCAAAGGAAGTTGTTGGAAATGCAGGGGCAGCTTTGCGCATTGCAGAAGGATATGGCTACTATAGTAGCTTTTGTCGGTTCAATAAAGGAAAGTGAGGGAGCTGATAAGCTGAAGGAAGATGGGCTGAGTTTCACTCGGAAGAAGGCTCAACAGAGAGGAAAATACAAAAAGGGATGGAACGTTTGGCTCCTGGCTAGATCACAAGAACATTTTGGGGCTGGGCCGTCTCATGTTAAGGCCCATGGTTTCGGACCACAATCTAAGGCCCATTCAGGCGGGTCGGTATCCAAGACCCAATTAAACGAGTCTGGATCCGGGCCAACAGAACCCGCGAAACCGAGTTCTAGCCCGATACGTTCCATCGAGCATCACGGGCTTGGGTTCGTGCCGGAAAGCATACAGACGGCGCTGATAGAGGTTGAGGGGCTACAGACGGCGCCGACGGAAGTAGTGGGGGTCGCCGGTTTGGTCTCGCCGGAGTCTTGTGCTCAAAATCCCCTGTTAGGCGTAGAAGCTAGGGTTTCTTCGGCGCTGGAGATTCAGACCTCGCGGACGAGGGAGGCTAGGGTGTCTCTGAGTCCAGTGGCAGGGTCGGGGAGATCAGTAGAGGACCTTGAGTTggctgaggttgaagaagactcAGATGACTTCATGCACTCAGTGGAAGATGAACTTTTCATCCCGTGTggtttggaggatttttctaTGGGAAGTGAATTTCAGAACCATAATAATAAGATGGGGAATCCTACcccattaaattattattttccagaacaagcatcagattgggttatacataaagctaaagaaattcaacatgttGTGGGAATTGAGTGTGTTGGGTATGAGGAGCAGTTTATAGCCTTGTTAACTGCTATGAAAGCTGACCATCATCAAGAAAAGAGGGGGAGCACAAAGAAGAGTcgggaattaaaaagattaatgtggtcgatgaactcgGAAGCAAGTTCTAGTAGGAATAAGGCAAATGGGAAGGGGCTGAATGTTCTccaatgaagcctaagattttatcttggaatgtcCGGGGTCTAAACGAGGTAGAGAAGCGTCTTCAGATTCGTCGTCTACTTCGTAAATGGAAAGCGGACAtagtatgtttacaagagacaAAGCTGAAGTTGATTAGTAGGAGGATTATTCGGAGTTTGTGGAGTAATATTTATGTGGATTGGGTATATTTGGCCTCTTCAGGGGCTTCGGGAGGAGTAGTGATAATGTGGGATAGACAGATAGTAGAGAAAGTGGAGGAGTACATAGGGAGATATATGGTAGCTTGTTCTTTTAAAAGTGTATCAGATGGTTTtttgtgggcatttgcaggaGTGTATGGGCCTAACTTAGATGTTGATAGAAGTATattatgggatgaacttgcagggGTACAAAGTTGGTGGGACctcccttggtgtattggaggggatttcaatgtggtgCGCTTCCAGAGTGAAAGTCTGGGAAGTAGAAGATTGAGACTAGCAAGCCTGGAGTTCTCagagtttatctttgatttaaACTTGGTAGATCTTCCATTAGCAGGGGGCCCAGctacttggtcaaataatcagacgTGGTCCCGCTTGGATCGTTTTTTTATTTCCCCTGAGTTTGAAAGCCATTTTCCGGATGTATGACAAAAGCGTTTGAGTCGTATAActtcggatcattggcctattcTATTGGATTGTGGAGGTGTTCGTAACAGcagaaggtattttaagtttgaaaatatgtggttgaagtcagaaggttttgtggaaagggttaaAAGATGGTGGACTTCGTATCAATTTGAAGGTACAtccagtttcatttttgcaaacaaaCTGAAAGCCTTAAAAATGGATCTAAATGAGTGGAATAAACAAGCTTTTGGAGATgtggaggagaacaaaaattcCAAGTTGATGGAAATTCAGTATTTCGAAAGGCTACAAGAAGGGAGGTCACTAAATGAAGAGGAACAAGCACAAaaagttttgttggttgctgATCTTGAGAGGTTAATCTTACAGGAAGAAATCTCATGGCGCCAAAAATCaagagctctttggttgaaggaaggggatcggagtacgaagtttttccatagaattgcaaactcacatagaagaaataataacattgaagtGTTGAGAATTGAAGGGGTtgagaatagagaagaagaggttatCCAAGACCATGtggttgttttctttaaaaagctTATCACGGAAGAGGTGGGTTGGAGGCCTACATTAGATGGTTTGGCTTTTGACACTATTGAACCCGGGGATGTTACCAAATTggagaggacttttgaagaggaagaggtatttgaagtgataagaaagatggcaaaagataaggctcccggaccggatggtttctctataGGTTTTTTCCAAGAGTGTTGGGAGGTGATCAAAGCGGATCTTTTGAAGGTATTTCAAGAGTTTTTCTTGttaggaaagtttgagaaaaatcttaacactacttttcttgcactaatccctaaaaaggtaggggccattgagatcacagattttcggcctataagCTTAGTGAATGGTGCTTATAAGATCATCGCAAAAGTGCTTGCAAATCGATTAAGTGGGATATTGGAGAAGATTGTCTCCAAACCACataatgcttttgttaagggtagACAGATCCTTGATGCGGCTCTTATCGTTAATGAATGCTTCGACAGTAGATTGAAGATGGGCAAAGCAGGGATTatgtgcaaattagatatggaaaaggcgtacgatcatgttaattgggatttccttctttatttactgggtaggtgtgggtttggtgagaggtggaggtcatggatcagatggtgtatttcTACGGTACGGTTCTCGGTGTTGATTAACGGTAGCCCAGAGGGTTTCTTCCCAAGctctcgtggcttgagacaagaggatccgttatctcctttactttttgtcattgttatggaggcattgagtaggaTGATCTCAGCCTTAGTGACTAATGGTTCCATTAGTGGTTCCAGATTGGATCACCGAGTAGGGGTATTACAACTGTTTCTCAcctgttgtttgcagatgatacgcttatcATGTGTGAGGCTGACCACGCTCAGTTGAGGGCGGTGAAGGCATtgctgctgtgttttgaagcagtatctgacttgaaagtgaattatgataaatccgagttggtACCGATTGAAGAAGTTCAAGATATAAGGGATTTGACGGGCATTCTGGGGTATAAAATTGCGTCTTTACCTATGACTTACTTGGGATTGCCGTTGGGTATAACACTGAAGTCTCGGATGAtatgggatacagtgattgaaaaagtagagaggagattagcagggtggaagagaatgtatttgtcgaaagggggtcggactactttaatcaaaagtacactttccAACATTCTCACCTACtttttatccttattccctgtaccggcaagtgtggcgggtagacttgagaagttacagatagactttctgtgggggggcttgggagatgagtttagattccacttagttaagtgggagatggtatgtCGGCCTATCTCCAATGACGGTTTGGGTGttagaaatttgagagtttttaatcgggctttactaggtaaatggttgtggagatataccaaGGAGCCAGAGGTcttatggaagactgtgattgtaagcaaatatggtgatttaggggaggggtggtgtaccagagaagttagaggaacaGCGGGTAAGGAgttatggaaatacattagaagaggatgggaggttttccagcgatacactagattgcacttggggacaggtgtcaagatcagattttggaaggatgcatggTGTAGTACCAGTGTTTTATTAGAtctgtttccgtctcttttcttaattgcaagtaacaaagatgccacaatggcggaggttatggaagtctcagtctcaggtagaaacattcactggaacatcaatttcaaccgggcggcacaggattgggagatggaaagttttgcagaattttatagcctcttatattctgttcGACCGAACATTCAGCAGGAAGATGAGTTGTGGTGGCATCCTGCAGGAAAAGGGGTATTCTCAGctcgctctttctataaggttctcacacaagaaccagagatacagtttccttggagaaagctttggcgtcataaggctcctcccaaaacctctttctttgtgtggacagcgtctttggaaaagatcctcactacggataatttaagaaagaggaggataattattgcagattggtgttgtatgtgtaaaagtgggggtgagtcggtaaattatttacttttatactatGAGATAGCTAAGGCTATTTGGGACGCAgtgtttaaaaggatggatatggcgtgggtgatgccggaaacagttttggatgtattggcttgctggaattctatccgtggggtgagacagattaaagcagtatggaagatgatccctatctgtattatgtggtgtctatggcaggaacgaaatgagaggacttttgaagacaaagagagatctgtggaggagctaatattgttattttttagaactctttgtacttgggccattgctgacttaaatggcatggaccttcatgaatTCCTAGTTTCCAACATGCTTACATAAacagggcattttctttgtatcgtgttactttggtgatttaataaagtcttattttacttataaaaaaaaaagattaaattatcCAATCGGGATGTGTTGTCTGGTCATACTTGCCACCTAAGTAAATCCTTTTTAAGTTTCTACCATGCAACTTTCTTCAAATCCAACGAAATTTAAACAGTAGATCAATGAATATATCTTTGTAAAATCCTTTTCTTTCTAggattttcctttcttttctctctctcaataggTTTATCTGTTTTATATCCCTCGTGTACTTCGATTGTGCCTTTCTAGTTTCCTTTgccattactttttttttatcagtacttTCTTTGGTCattaataaaacttatcttactTATTAAAACAAGTCTTTCAATTCAAACTaggttttattaatgaaaattgtGCTTTTGTTTCACGTTGGATCTGTTACAGCTATATGTTCCACCTGCTTTCTTATAAGATGCTTTATTGCTGCATGAGTATGAAGTTaaatagataaaagataaactaatggagagagagaaagagattcaCAAGCAAGAACACAAACTTCAAAGGCAGAACGCAGAGAATAGGGGTGCTTGGAAATTGTTATATTTGTACTGGATCATATCTCTTGTAATAGTTTTGTTGGATCGGACTAAGAATGTATGAGGATAGTTTTAAATGTAATCTAATCTATTTTGAAAATGTAGCTGTGGATAGTTCTGTGGATAGTATTTTATGtaatctaatatattttgaaaatgtagCTATGGATAGCAAATGGATAATTTCTAAAATACATGAAGGATGATGTTAAAATGTAGCCTTGTAGAAATGTGTGAAAATGTAGTTCTGTTCtgttcaatcttctcaatttgGTCATTACTGTTCATAGTGCAAAAAAATGTGCTAAATACTTGTAGAAATCTTTGACTTTACTGCACTAAACATTGCAAAACAATATGCACATACAAAATACTACCAGACTAACTACTTCAGAATTCAGTTAAGTGATGCATGCTGAAAATTGAAGCTTCCTTTGCTATaatgttttctttctcttttgtaAGAACAAGTTAAGAATTGTACACTATTCATAGGGGTTATAGCAACAGATCccacaatattaaatatttactgAGGCTCCACTTTGCTAACAGAAATATAGTTGCAAGAGAAAATGTGATaaaaactataacaaaaaaattaccatGGTTTAGCTGTCCCAGCAAGGCAATAAATATTGGGAATAACCTACCATTACACACTACCACTGCACCATAacagcaagaaaaaaaattacttgcCTTGATTCCATTACACACACTACCAGTGCACTATTTCACACACTAACACTGCACCATAACCTGTATTTACAATGTTTCCCATACCGGTTCACAACAAAAtttacaatcattttttttacaatcatttcCATACCTCTCCTAGTAAgtcacaacaaaaataatttacataacCCATTCAATCATTTTCACACCCCCTCTAGTATGGAAACCacaccaaaaatattttccataccCTATTCAACTATTTACAAATACCCCTTCTAGTAATCCATCTAAACCAATAGTTGCTTAAAAAATGCGACTAGTGTTTTGTACTACCTCCCATTGGGCATGCACGGTGGCATTGGTTGTGATAGAGTACTACATTGGGTTGGGATAATAGTCTCGTCAAGACTACCGCCAACTTGTGATTCAGGGAGGTCACTATATTGTGCTTTGTCGTAAAAAATTTTCCTGCAAGtctaaattaacaaaaaaatttatgtcaGAAAGTAACATGCAGATAAACTAATATTTACACAAGTACTTGAACAAAACATAATACAtgtttcttccttctcttcgtTGTAGCCTTCTCCATTGGCGGtacatttctttttgttggcAGCCTCCCTTTCCCCCGAACTACATGAggacttaatatttttttatccttgtcAATGACTGTGTTCTCTTTCATCTTGGTTAAACTAGACTCAAGTTGTAATCCTGCAAACTTGTGCTCAAAGTCATCCAAATGGTTCAAAAATGCATTCACATGTTCATCACTTGGGAATACACGCGTCGCCAATCTCAGACATCTTTTAACCACAAGGTCATATCGTCGTGCATCTGCATTGACCCTGAAGTCATCATAGCTACTCTTCACCAATGTGTATCTCCTCTTTAAGTTTTTTCTTCATCGATTCAATACATATTTCTCTGGCAACTCATGGATATACTTCATCTGACAAACTCTAAATGCATACCTACAGACAATCCCCCTCATCTCAAATAGGGCACATGTGCATTTAACTTCGCACTCCTCTTCATTATAATAAACTGAAAACTTGACAATTTTTACATGTTCATCAGATGtggaaatttcttcaaaaacatcaaatgtgGAAATGCAACCTTGTGTACTGACGAGTGTAGGGTTACACATAATCATCCCCCAAACCTCTCGTTGAACctctttaaattttgcattcGTGTACAATGATTGAAACTGCTTCTCAATCTTAAATGCGGATGCACATGGTATCGTTTGGTTGCAATAATGGAAATCAGCAGTCGTCTCCACTTCTACTTTCTTCCTTAAAGCATTATCAAACTGATCGACAAATTCCTTTAGTGTCGTGCCGGAATGCACATACCCGTAAAAAAATGCGTTCATGCTCTTAGACCGTTGTGTAGTGCTCATACCAGCCC carries:
- the LOC109012672 gene encoding WD repeat-containing protein WDS homolog isoform X3; its protein translation is MLMENSSTMLGSNGLIRKHEFVRVIIQCLDSLGYRKSASFLESESGISYKSLDFEMLKSQILCGNWDGCTDTLNEIKVMDETRASALFIVFKQCLLECLNHGDDAMALAILRKVVSALRLGKDKAHSLAQSILSLRDTEFGKMDDNIVQELRKKSLVELEKLLPPPIMLPERRLEHLVETAVSAQIDSCMYHNMLGAVSIYEDHCCGRDQIPTETIQHNEMQRILGDRIIRMILTDHKNEVWFVQFSNNGEYLASASSDCTAIIWKVLEEGKLMLQHTLRSHQNPVSFVAWSPDDTKLLTCGNGEVLKLWDVETGTCRHTFRDHGFIVSSCAWFPDSNRLVCGSSDPEKGIRMWDCHGNEIKAWRGMRMPKILDLAVTPDGENLISIFLDKELRILNMVTNSERVISEKHPITSLSISGDGKFFIVNLNSQEIHMWDVAGKWDMPLKYMGHKQDQYVIRSCFGGLNSAFIASGSENSQ
- the LOC109012735 gene encoding protein FAR1-RELATED SEQUENCE 6-like, encoding MNGRAPKAIIIDQDRAMKNAIAIVFPNSRHRYCMWHIMRKLPEKLGSHAAYDTGLKTAIQSVLYDTQSAEEFEEKWGQLLHKYNLTDNVWLQGLYNERSFWVPVYLKDVFWAGMSTTQRSKSMNAFFYGYVHSGTTLKEFVDQFDNALRKKVEVETTADFHYCNQTIPCASAFKIEKQFQSLYTNAKFKEVQREVWGMIMCNPTLVSTQGCISTFDVFEEISTSDEHVKIVKFSVYYNEEECEVKCTCALFEMRGIVCRYAFRVCQMKYIHELPEKYVLNR